One region of Corynebacterium capitovis DSM 44611 genomic DNA includes:
- a CDS encoding restriction endonuclease subunit S: MTVLWPRKPFKLVMQKRFAGEWGGEEGTSELDIPCIRVADFNRLQNVVTDRVPTVRSVNLKTAQAKHLQPHDILIEKSGGGDKTPVGTPILYLGSEKAICSNFIEVVRLQPGHDPRFWTYTLISSYEMGNTRRFINQTTGIQNIDSQRFYDQVFPVPPLKTQQRIADYLDRETAEIDAVVADLDRYVELLEKRRLEMIRCKTQFDERGTEWRRCATQLVFRSIGSGTTPKKDLGYYTPSGSENGIPWITTSELREEVVHETRMQVSRKALEELASLQIHPAGSVAIAMYGATIGRLGILGIPSTTNQACCVFSRPEGIDPKFFFYSLWADRDILIRHSSGGGQPNISQGLMQRWKTPLPPLSTQHKIVKTLDRETTEIDSLIADSTSLRDLLLKRRSVLISEVVTGRKQV, from the coding sequence GTGACCGTCCTCTGGCCACGCAAGCCATTCAAGTTAGTCATGCAGAAACGTTTTGCAGGGGAATGGGGGGGAGAAGAAGGGACATCTGAGCTGGATATTCCTTGCATCAGAGTGGCCGATTTCAACCGGTTGCAAAACGTCGTGACCGATAGAGTGCCCACCGTCCGGTCCGTTAATTTGAAGACCGCCCAGGCGAAACATCTGCAACCGCATGACATTTTGATCGAGAAATCCGGTGGAGGAGACAAAACTCCGGTGGGTACGCCGATCCTTTATCTCGGTTCAGAAAAGGCGATTTGTTCAAATTTTATTGAAGTCGTTCGCCTGCAGCCTGGCCATGATCCTAGATTTTGGACATACACCCTAATCTCAAGTTATGAGATGGGGAACACACGTCGGTTCATCAATCAGACGACTGGGATTCAAAATATTGACTCTCAGAGGTTCTACGATCAGGTTTTCCCTGTACCTCCTCTGAAAACCCAGCAGCGCATCGCTGATTACTTGGATCGGGAGACCGCCGAAATCGACGCCGTCGTAGCCGACCTGGACAGGTACGTGGAACTGTTGGAAAAGCGTCGTCTCGAAATGATTCGTTGCAAGACTCAGTTTGATGAGCGAGGAACTGAGTGGCGGAGATGCGCTACTCAGCTAGTTTTTCGATCTATTGGCAGCGGCACTACACCAAAGAAAGATTTGGGATACTACACGCCCAGTGGAAGCGAAAACGGGATTCCATGGATAACAACCTCAGAATTGAGGGAGGAAGTCGTGCATGAAACCAGAATGCAGGTATCCAGGAAAGCATTGGAGGAATTGGCGTCCCTCCAGATCCATCCGGCGGGGTCCGTAGCGATTGCAATGTACGGAGCCACGATCGGCCGATTAGGAATACTGGGTATCCCATCGACCACGAACCAGGCTTGCTGCGTGTTTTCAAGACCTGAAGGGATCGATCCTAAATTCTTTTTTTATTCACTTTGGGCAGATAGGGATATCCTCATTCGCCACTCCTCCGGAGGCGGACAACCAAACATCAGCCAAGGATTGATGCAAAGGTGGAAGACGCCGCTGCCGCCGCTTTCAACGCAGCACAAAATCGTGAAGACCCTCGACCGCGAGACTACCGAAATCGACTCTCTCATCGCCGATTCAACGAGTCTTCGTGATCTTCTTTTGAAGCGTCGCTCTGTTCTCATTTCTGAGGTCGTTACTGGCCGGAAGCAGGTGTAG
- a CDS encoding type I restriction-modification system subunit M, giving the protein MASSTSLYQAVWQTADTYLRGVVPRQAYGDYILPFTVLRRLECLLEPTRADVLRTIGHTQFPEGMWNALIRSEHGLSFYNTSELSLATIGGSDDHVRQGMLTYLDAFSANVRDVWAAFKFPELLIKLEENNVLWGVVKHFSEIDLSDAALGENAMADLFENLMYRSFSENGQVAGEFYTPRDAIRLMVDVLLSSDDDGLYGKAPARTVYDPAAGTGGMLLVAKRAMEELNPKIEVSVYGQEMMAESLALGKSDLIVSGESPDAIRDGDTLANDRYAGEQYDYVLSNPPYGTDWKRSKDAVVRESKVEGSRFSHGLPPVSDGQMLFLSHVVHKLKDKKHGTNKGGRAGVVTNGSPLFTGGPQSGPDQIRNWLINGNLIDAIIALPTEMFYNTGIATYVWILDKNKEPKRDGKIQLVDATGTWSPMRKSMGNKRREFSDDDRKFILDLYNAFEEADPEYSKVVTPDELGFTDVPMYRIMRYSTLITDETVAAAMSHKQALTGHEAIIRSCDGVAWNDLPAHLKKAAASAGLKMGSPLLGHIMTAVAVEDSNAPEAVDHKGNKVIDKATRITERIPLTEDIDEHMAREVLPFAPDLMWDMAEAKVGYEIPMTRMFYKPEEMPTLEELDAEIETVLESIRARSQEVKE; this is encoded by the coding sequence ATGGCGTCATCTACTTCGCTCTACCAGGCTGTTTGGCAGACGGCCGACACTTATCTACGCGGTGTCGTACCGCGCCAGGCATACGGCGACTACATCCTCCCATTCACCGTCTTGCGGAGACTGGAGTGCCTTCTTGAACCGACGAGGGCGGATGTCCTTCGCACGATCGGACACACCCAATTTCCCGAAGGAATGTGGAACGCTCTTATTCGCTCGGAACATGGCCTATCTTTCTACAACACGTCTGAGCTGTCCCTGGCAACCATTGGAGGCAGTGACGACCATGTTCGGCAGGGTATGCTCACGTACCTCGACGCTTTTTCCGCCAACGTGCGCGATGTTTGGGCCGCGTTCAAGTTCCCCGAATTGTTGATTAAGCTCGAGGAAAACAACGTTCTATGGGGCGTGGTAAAGCACTTCTCGGAGATCGATTTGTCCGACGCAGCGCTCGGGGAAAATGCCATGGCGGATCTCTTCGAGAACTTGATGTACCGCTCATTTTCCGAAAACGGCCAGGTTGCAGGTGAGTTCTACACTCCACGAGATGCCATCCGCCTCATGGTCGATGTTTTACTCTCCAGCGACGACGACGGTCTCTACGGTAAGGCCCCTGCCCGCACCGTCTATGACCCGGCCGCCGGCACCGGCGGCATGCTGCTCGTGGCCAAACGCGCCATGGAAGAACTCAACCCGAAAATCGAGGTCTCCGTCTACGGCCAGGAAATGATGGCCGAGTCCCTCGCCCTGGGCAAATCCGACCTCATCGTCTCCGGGGAATCCCCGGACGCCATCCGCGACGGCGACACCCTGGCCAACGACCGCTACGCCGGTGAGCAGTACGACTACGTGCTGTCCAACCCTCCCTACGGCACCGACTGGAAACGCTCCAAGGACGCCGTCGTTCGCGAATCCAAGGTCGAGGGTTCCCGATTCAGCCATGGGCTTCCCCCGGTTTCTGACGGGCAGATGCTGTTTCTCAGCCACGTCGTCCACAAGCTCAAGGACAAAAAACACGGCACTAACAAGGGTGGGCGAGCAGGCGTGGTCACCAACGGCTCACCGCTGTTTACCGGCGGGCCCCAGTCCGGCCCGGACCAGATCCGTAACTGGCTGATCAACGGCAACCTCATCGACGCGATCATCGCGCTTCCGACCGAGATGTTCTACAACACCGGCATCGCCACCTATGTGTGGATCCTGGACAAGAACAAGGAACCTAAGCGTGACGGAAAAATCCAGCTGGTCGACGCCACCGGCACCTGGTCCCCAATGCGCAAGAGCATGGGCAACAAACGCCGCGAATTCTCCGACGACGACCGCAAATTCATCCTGGATCTCTACAACGCCTTCGAGGAGGCCGACCCGGAGTACTCCAAGGTTGTCACCCCGGATGAGCTGGGTTTTACCGATGTGCCGATGTATCGGATTATGCGCTACTCCACCCTCATCACCGATGAGACCGTGGCCGCGGCCATGAGCCACAAGCAGGCTCTGACCGGCCATGAAGCCATCATCCGCTCCTGCGACGGTGTGGCCTGGAACGACCTTCCCGCACACCTGAAAAAGGCGGCGGCCTCCGCCGGGCTGAAGATGGGGTCCCCCCTGCTCGGCCACATCATGACCGCCGTAGCCGTCGAGGACAGCAACGCTCCGGAAGCCGTCGACCACAAAGGCAACAAAGTCATCGACAAAGCAACCCGGATCACCGAGCGCATCCCACTCACCGAAGACATCGACGAGCACATGGCACGGGAAGTCCTCCCCTTCGCGCCAGACCTCATGTGGGACATGGCCGAAGCCAAAGTCGGTTACGAAATTCCCATGACCCGGATGTTCTACAAGCCAGAGGAAATGCCGACGCTGGAAGAGCTCGACGCAGAAATCGAAACCGTCCTCGAATCCATCCGCGCACGCTCCCAGGAGGTTAAAGAGTGA
- a CDS encoding FAD-dependent oxidoreductase encodes MLYDATVIGGGQSGLATAYYLRKSGVNYVVLDDQPAPGGAWRHAWPSMTLFSTSGFSNLPGWPMPYHEGFPPARHVVEYLTAYEQRYNIPVERPVHVDSVIRDDGAFHVRAGGRTWTARTIVAATGTWSAPFVPYYPGTFTGRQWHSAYYPGPEPFRGSTVAVVGGANSGAQIAAELTSVADVTWYTRGEPRWMPDDVDGRVLFRRNRDRAIAVARGEADPGTDSSLGDIVALPTVREARDSGRLKATPMFASLSNVTTAHLIWCTGFRPALGPVRSVLHEPGVFLVGYGDRVGPGAATITGVGPYAKRAAEGVVTATR; translated from the coding sequence ATGCTTTACGACGCAACCGTCATCGGCGGCGGCCAGTCCGGCCTCGCCACGGCGTACTACCTGCGCAAATCCGGCGTGAACTACGTCGTCCTCGACGACCAGCCCGCGCCGGGCGGCGCCTGGCGCCACGCCTGGCCGTCCATGACTCTCTTCTCTACCTCCGGCTTCTCCAACCTCCCCGGCTGGCCCATGCCCTACCACGAGGGTTTCCCGCCCGCCCGGCACGTCGTGGAGTACCTCACGGCCTATGAGCAGCGCTACAACATCCCCGTCGAGCGCCCCGTGCACGTCGACTCCGTGATCCGCGACGACGGGGCCTTCCACGTGCGCGCCGGAGGCCGCACCTGGACCGCCCGAACCATCGTCGCAGCCACCGGCACGTGGTCCGCCCCCTTCGTCCCCTACTACCCCGGCACGTTCACGGGCCGGCAGTGGCACTCCGCTTACTACCCCGGCCCCGAGCCGTTTCGTGGGTCCACGGTCGCGGTCGTCGGCGGGGCCAACTCGGGCGCCCAGATCGCGGCGGAGCTCACCTCAGTTGCCGACGTCACCTGGTACACCCGCGGCGAACCCCGCTGGATGCCCGATGACGTCGACGGGCGCGTCCTCTTCCGCCGCAACCGTGACCGTGCGATCGCCGTCGCCCGCGGTGAGGCCGACCCGGGTACCGACTCCTCCCTCGGCGACATCGTCGCTCTCCCCACCGTGCGCGAGGCCCGAGACTCCGGTCGTCTGAAGGCCACCCCCATGTTCGCATCGCTTTCCAACGTCACCACCGCCCACCTCATCTGGTGCACCGGCTTTCGCCCCGCCCTGGGCCCTGTGCGTTCCGTGCTCCACGAGCCCGGGGTGTTTCTCGTCGGCTACGGAGACCGGGTGGGCCCCGGAGCTGCGACGATTACCGGTGTCGGGCCGTATGCGAAGCGGGCGGCGGAGGGGGTTGTTACCGCTACCCGTTGA
- a CDS encoding ArsR/SmtB family transcription factor, with the protein MRAQSLLDAPSCCSLNTGPLTDTDADHYAALFKVLAQPVRLQILSHLAAGGCGPVTVNELTDKLGLSQPTVSHHLKKLTEAGLLTREQRGRSVVHTVRVEPFAELRGILEIG; encoded by the coding sequence ATGCGCGCGCAATCGCTTCTCGACGCCCCCAGCTGCTGCTCCCTCAACACCGGCCCCCTGACCGACACCGACGCGGATCACTACGCCGCGCTGTTCAAGGTCCTCGCTCAACCCGTGCGCCTGCAGATCCTTTCCCACCTCGCGGCGGGCGGCTGCGGCCCCGTCACTGTCAACGAGCTGACCGATAAACTGGGCCTGAGCCAGCCCACGGTTTCCCACCACCTCAAAAAGCTCACCGAGGCCGGCCTGCTCACCCGCGAGCAACGCGGCCGCAGCGTCGTCCACACGGTACGGGTCGAGCCCTTCGCCGAGCTGCGAGGAATCCTGGAGATCGGCTAG
- the arsB gene encoding ACR3 family arsenite efflux transporter, whose protein sequence is MSFLVRFLPLWILLAMVAGLLLGRALPGLAPALDTMKVGSVSLPIALGLLVMMYPPLAKVRYDKTREIVADKRLMVVSLVLNWLVGPAVMFALAWAFLPDAPELRTGLIIVGLARCIAMVLVWTDMSCADREATAVLVAINSLFQVLMFGVLGWFYLQVLPSWLGLPTASASFSLRAIVTSVLVFLGIPLVAGALSRVVGERLRGRDWYESVYLPRISPLALIGLLYTVVLLFSLQGNQITSQPWAVVRMAAPLLCYFVGMFTLSLAVSKAVGMNYAQSAAVSFTAAGNNFELAIAVAIGTFGATSGEALAGTIGPMIEIPVLVGLVYTMLALGPRLFRNDPTLPERR, encoded by the coding sequence ATGTCATTCCTCGTCCGCTTCCTGCCACTGTGGATCCTGCTCGCGATGGTGGCGGGGCTCCTACTCGGACGCGCTCTACCTGGCCTTGCCCCGGCCCTCGACACGATGAAAGTGGGCAGCGTCTCCCTGCCCATTGCGCTCGGCCTGCTGGTCATGATGTACCCGCCGCTGGCCAAAGTGCGTTACGACAAAACCCGCGAGATTGTCGCAGACAAACGCCTGATGGTCGTTTCTCTCGTGCTCAACTGGCTAGTCGGGCCGGCGGTCATGTTCGCATTGGCATGGGCTTTTCTTCCCGACGCCCCCGAGCTGCGCACAGGCCTCATCATCGTTGGGTTGGCGCGGTGCATCGCCATGGTGCTGGTGTGGACGGACATGTCTTGCGCTGACCGGGAAGCAACCGCGGTACTCGTGGCCATCAACTCGCTTTTTCAAGTTCTGATGTTCGGGGTGCTTGGGTGGTTTTACCTGCAGGTGCTCCCATCGTGGCTGGGGTTACCTACCGCTTCCGCTAGCTTCTCGCTCCGCGCGATTGTGACATCGGTGCTGGTTTTCTTGGGCATCCCGCTTGTCGCCGGGGCGCTGTCGCGTGTGGTGGGGGAGAGGCTGCGCGGTCGGGATTGGTACGAGTCGGTCTACCTGCCCCGAATCTCGCCCTTGGCGCTGATCGGGTTGCTTTACACGGTGGTGCTGCTGTTTTCGCTGCAAGGAAACCAGATCACGTCCCAGCCGTGGGCTGTCGTTCGCATGGCAGCACCCCTGCTGTGTTACTTCGTCGGCATGTTTACCCTGTCCCTGGCGGTATCGAAGGCGGTGGGCATGAACTACGCCCAGTCCGCCGCGGTGTCGTTCACGGCGGCCGGTAACAACTTTGAACTCGCCATTGCAGTGGCCATCGGGACGTTTGGCGCGACCTCGGGTGAGGCGCTGGCCGGCACTATCGGCCCGATGATTGAGATACCTGTGCTGGTTGGGCTGGTTTACACGATGCTGGCCCTCGGACCCCGACTCTTCCGTAATGACCCGACTCTTCCCGAAAGGCGCTGA
- a CDS encoding low molecular weight phosphatase family protein, producing MATPSVLFVCVSNRGKSRMAAALATKYAGSSLDVYSAGTRPGSGMNAESAAAVAEVGADMTRDYPKPVDPDLLRSVDRVVILGSNAQLTMPSDARGTFERWVTDEPSLRGIEGMERMRLIRDDIDVRVRGLLRELVPEEER from the coding sequence ATGGCCACCCCCTCCGTTCTCTTCGTCTGCGTAAGTAATCGCGGAAAGTCCCGCATGGCCGCGGCCCTGGCTACTAAATACGCCGGTAGCTCGCTAGACGTTTATTCTGCGGGAACTCGGCCGGGCTCTGGAATGAATGCGGAGTCTGCCGCAGCTGTGGCGGAGGTAGGCGCCGACATGACCCGCGACTATCCCAAGCCCGTCGATCCAGACCTGCTTCGAAGCGTTGACCGCGTGGTCATTCTTGGTTCAAACGCCCAGCTGACTATGCCCTCCGATGCCCGTGGCACGTTTGAGCGCTGGGTCACCGACGAGCCGTCCCTCCGTGGCATCGAGGGCATGGAGCGGATGCGGCTGATTCGCGATGACATTGATGTGCGGGTGCGCGGGCTTCTTCGGGAGCTGGTTCCTGAGGAGGAGCGCTGA
- the thiC gene encoding phosphomethylpyrimidine synthase ThiC: MQPTQREIHPKHSYAPIRHNGLEVPETEIRLDDSPTGPNEPFRIYRTRGPECDPAEGLDPLRAGWIRERGDVEKYEGRERTLRSDGRAAERRGAASLEWKGQVREPLRAKPGKRVTQMHYARRGEITPEMEFVALREHCDPEFVRSEVARGRAIIPNNINHPESEPMIIGRKFLTKINANIGNSAVTSSIEEEVSKLRWATRWGADTVMDLSTGQDITTTREWILRNAPVPIGTVPIYQALEKVDGIAEELTWEIFRDTVIEQCEQGVDYMTVHAGVLLPYVPLTAGRVTGIVSRGGSIMAAWCLAHHKESFLYENFDELCEIFASYDVAFSLGDGLRPGSLADANDTAQFAELKTIGKLTRQAWEYDVQVMVEGPGHVPLNMVQVNNELEQDWAGDAPFYTLGPLVTDIAPGYDHITSAIGAAHIAMGGTAMLCYVTPKEHLGLPNRDDVKTGVITYKIAAHAADVAKGHPGARAWDDAMSKARFEFRWNDQFALSLDPDTAQAYHDETLPAEPAKTAHFCSMCGPKFCSMRISQDIRDTFPEQLGMPTVRDAQAGEALMAAEFHARGGEIYVRE; the protein is encoded by the coding sequence ATGCAGCCAACCCAGCGCGAAATCCACCCGAAGCACTCCTACGCCCCCATCAGGCACAATGGCCTGGAGGTGCCGGAGACCGAGATTCGCCTCGACGACTCCCCTACCGGCCCTAACGAGCCGTTCCGCATTTACCGCACGCGCGGGCCCGAGTGCGACCCCGCCGAGGGGCTTGATCCTCTCCGGGCGGGGTGGATTCGGGAGCGAGGGGACGTCGAGAAGTATGAGGGCAGGGAGCGCACCTTGCGTAGCGACGGCCGCGCGGCCGAGCGCCGCGGAGCCGCCTCCCTTGAGTGGAAAGGCCAGGTCCGCGAGCCGCTGCGCGCGAAGCCGGGTAAGCGCGTGACGCAGATGCACTACGCGCGCCGCGGCGAGATCACCCCCGAGATGGAGTTCGTGGCGCTGCGCGAGCACTGCGACCCGGAGTTCGTGCGCAGCGAGGTGGCGCGGGGCCGCGCGATCATCCCGAACAACATCAACCACCCCGAGTCGGAACCGATGATTATCGGGCGAAAGTTCCTGACCAAGATCAACGCGAACATCGGCAATTCGGCGGTGACCTCCTCGATTGAGGAGGAAGTGTCGAAGCTGCGCTGGGCCACGCGCTGGGGCGCGGACACGGTGATGGACCTGTCCACCGGCCAGGACATCACGACCACGCGCGAGTGGATCCTGCGCAACGCTCCGGTGCCCATCGGCACCGTGCCTATCTACCAGGCGCTCGAGAAGGTCGACGGCATCGCTGAGGAGCTCACCTGGGAAATTTTCCGAGACACGGTCATCGAGCAGTGCGAGCAGGGCGTGGACTACATGACCGTCCACGCCGGCGTTCTCCTCCCCTACGTGCCGCTGACCGCGGGCCGCGTGACGGGCATCGTCAGCCGCGGCGGGTCGATCATGGCCGCGTGGTGCCTTGCGCATCACAAGGAGAGCTTCCTGTACGAGAACTTCGACGAGCTCTGCGAGATCTTCGCCTCCTACGACGTTGCATTTTCGCTTGGCGACGGCCTCCGCCCCGGTTCCCTCGCCGATGCCAATGACACGGCGCAGTTCGCGGAGTTGAAGACGATCGGGAAGCTGACGCGCCAAGCGTGGGAGTACGACGTGCAAGTCATGGTCGAGGGCCCCGGCCACGTGCCGCTGAACATGGTCCAGGTGAACAACGAGCTTGAGCAGGACTGGGCGGGTGACGCGCCCTTCTACACGCTCGGTCCCTTGGTTACCGACATCGCGCCGGGTTACGACCACATCACCTCCGCCATCGGTGCCGCCCACATCGCGATGGGCGGCACCGCCATGCTCTGCTACGTCACCCCGAAGGAGCACCTGGGCCTGCCGAATCGCGACGACGTGAAGACCGGCGTGATCACCTACAAGATCGCCGCCCACGCCGCCGACGTGGCCAAGGGCCACCCCGGGGCCCGTGCCTGGGACGATGCGATGAGCAAGGCGCGCTTCGAGTTCCGGTGGAACGACCAGTTCGCCCTCTCCTTGGACCCGGACACCGCGCAGGCATACCACGACGAGACCCTACCCGCCGAGCCCGCCAAGACCGCCCACTTCTGCTCCATGTGCGGCCCGAAGTTCTGCTCCATGCGCATCAGCCAGGACATTCGCGACACGTTCCCGGAACAGTTGGGCATGCCCACTGTTCGCGACGCCCAGGCTGGCGAGGCCCTCATGGCCGCCGAGTTCCACGCGCGGGGTGGGGAGATTTACGTGCGGGAGTAG
- a CDS encoding HdeD family acid-resistance protein codes for MSTPSATPPPNQSFYQRRVSDAQHSLKVLGNVSVAWLIFRGVIALLFGILVLASPLSATVALPPVVGILFSLWLIFGGIAQIVFAFRERDVVSGWGWDAFFGVLELIIGILLFFVPIETGIFLVLFSLWVMAFVVIFRAIPMFSSGNGWLIFLGIVNMIFGVLMVYFVIARPGESLVAAVLVAGIWGVVSGVLSFALAWQVNRVRNDLEAAAAETGM; via the coding sequence ATGTCGACCCCTTCTGCTACTCCCCCGCCAAACCAGTCGTTTTACCAGCGGCGCGTCTCGGATGCCCAGCATTCTCTGAAGGTTCTGGGCAATGTCAGCGTCGCTTGGCTTATCTTCCGCGGCGTGATTGCGCTGCTGTTTGGCATTCTCGTTCTCGCTTCCCCGCTTTCGGCTACCGTTGCCCTGCCCCCGGTGGTGGGCATTCTGTTCTCTCTCTGGCTGATTTTCGGTGGCATCGCCCAGATCGTTTTTGCGTTCCGTGAACGCGATGTCGTGTCTGGCTGGGGATGGGACGCCTTCTTCGGTGTTCTCGAGCTTATTATCGGTATTCTCCTCTTCTTTGTTCCAATCGAGACTGGGATCTTCCTCGTTCTGTTTTCGCTCTGGGTCATGGCGTTCGTCGTTATTTTCCGAGCAATTCCCATGTTCAGCTCCGGCAACGGGTGGCTAATCTTCTTGGGCATCGTCAATATGATTTTCGGTGTTCTGATGGTTTACTTCGTCATTGCTCGGCCGGGCGAGAGCCTTGTCGCGGCGGTACTTGTTGCAGGCATATGGGGAGTTGTGTCGGGTGTACTCAGCTTCGCTCTGGCATGGCAGGTTAACCGAGTACGCAACGACCTCGAAGCTGCTGCAGCCGAGACGGGCATGTAA
- a CDS encoding acyl-CoA dehydrogenase family protein: MSDASDLIDFDSLLSQDETAWRDGVREFVEAEIKPRVGQWYEDAYVPLELIPEFAKRGMIGAHLSGYGCPGRSAVDYGLAMLEVEAADSGLRTILSVLGSLAMTAIYKHGSEEQKREYLPRMAAGELLGAFGLTEPRAGSDPASMTTRAAYSPKAGWVLNGEKRWIGLAHLADITVIWAKVSTADLEAAGFDAPQGREETIAGFLVPKGTPGFTATPIEKKLSMRVSTQSHITLVDATVPHANILPATFGLKAPLTCLNEARYGIGWGVLGAARDSLEQALAYAGERTQFGRPITGFQLTQKKLVDMAAGLNQGYLLALHVGRHKDADTLDISQISLAKLQNTRTAIDICREARTIFGGNGIIHDYSPIRHAANLESVRTYEGTDEMHTLILGQKMTGISAFS, translated from the coding sequence ATGAGCGACGCATCAGACTTGATTGACTTCGACAGCCTGCTTAGCCAGGACGAGACCGCGTGGCGGGATGGTGTTCGCGAGTTCGTCGAAGCCGAGATTAAACCGCGCGTGGGCCAGTGGTATGAGGACGCGTACGTGCCGCTCGAACTGATCCCGGAGTTCGCAAAGCGGGGCATGATCGGTGCCCACCTGAGCGGTTACGGCTGTCCGGGGCGTTCCGCCGTCGATTATGGGCTTGCCATGCTCGAAGTCGAGGCGGCCGATTCGGGCCTGCGTACGATCTTGTCGGTCCTTGGATCCCTCGCGATGACCGCGATATATAAGCACGGATCCGAGGAGCAGAAGCGCGAATACCTGCCCAGGATGGCGGCGGGCGAGTTGCTCGGTGCCTTCGGGCTGACGGAGCCCAGGGCGGGTTCAGACCCGGCCTCCATGACCACCCGCGCGGCATACTCACCCAAGGCCGGCTGGGTTCTCAACGGCGAAAAGCGGTGGATCGGTTTGGCCCACCTCGCGGACATCACCGTGATCTGGGCGAAAGTCAGCACGGCGGACCTCGAAGCCGCGGGGTTCGACGCACCGCAGGGCCGCGAGGAAACCATCGCCGGATTCCTCGTGCCTAAGGGTACGCCCGGCTTCACGGCCACACCCATTGAGAAGAAGCTCTCCATGCGAGTGTCGACGCAATCGCACATCACGCTTGTCGACGCCACCGTCCCCCATGCCAACATCCTTCCCGCCACCTTTGGCCTGAAAGCGCCACTGACTTGCCTGAATGAAGCCCGCTACGGGATCGGGTGGGGCGTGCTCGGCGCCGCCCGCGATTCACTCGAGCAGGCCTTGGCCTACGCTGGGGAACGCACGCAATTCGGCCGGCCGATCACCGGGTTCCAGCTGACTCAGAAGAAGCTCGTTGACATGGCGGCCGGATTGAACCAGGGGTACCTACTTGCTCTGCACGTGGGGCGCCACAAGGACGCGGATACCTTGGACATCAGTCAGATCTCGCTGGCCAAGCTGCAAAACACCCGCACGGCAATTGATATCTGCCGAGAGGCGCGCACCATTTTCGGAGGCAATGGCATTATCCACGACTACTCCCCTATCCGGCACGCCGCGAATCTCGAGTCGGTGCGCACCTACGAGGGCACCGACGAGATGCACACGCTCATCCTGGGGCAGAAGATGACGGGGATTTCGGCATTTAGTTAG
- a CDS encoding metal-dependent transcriptional regulator produces the protein MDLDALSDSAQNYLKSIYTFGEWHTESMTPSALADYLGLSRSTVSEHVRRLSKQGLVEHSRQGGVALTPLGRDLAVRMVRRHRLIESFLSHALGYSWEEIHDDAERLEHGASDLFLGRIDAALGYPERDPHGDPIPRSDGTIPPTSDVPLLSLPAGAQFRVARVRDRQPGLLNHFANLGIVPGARGQVNDRGTTTHAVSLSLEDAREAVLAHDSARSVLVVLVHAAGLAPGTPLT, from the coding sequence ATGGACCTCGATGCCCTGTCCGACAGCGCGCAGAACTACCTGAAGTCGATTTACACATTCGGGGAGTGGCACACCGAGTCCATGACGCCCTCCGCCCTGGCGGACTACCTCGGGCTGAGCCGGTCAACGGTTTCCGAGCACGTGCGCCGGCTCAGCAAACAGGGCCTAGTAGAGCACTCACGGCAAGGCGGGGTGGCGCTTACCCCGCTGGGCAGGGACCTTGCGGTGCGGATGGTGCGACGCCACCGCCTAATCGAGTCCTTTCTCAGCCACGCGCTCGGGTATTCCTGGGAGGAGATTCACGACGATGCCGAGCGGCTCGAACACGGTGCCTCGGATTTGTTTCTTGGACGCATTGACGCCGCGCTCGGTTATCCGGAACGCGACCCCCATGGAGACCCCATTCCACGCTCAGACGGGACGATTCCCCCCACATCGGATGTCCCCCTCCTGTCATTGCCCGCGGGCGCGCAGTTTCGAGTCGCCCGCGTCCGCGACCGTCAGCCCGGGCTGTTGAACCACTTTGCCAACCTCGGCATCGTCCCCGGGGCCCGCGGGCAGGTAAACGACCGCGGCACCACTACCCACGCCGTTAGCCTGAGCCTTGAGGACGCCCGCGAGGCCGTCCTTGCACATGACTCAGCACGCAGCGTCCTCGTGGTCCTCGTGCATGCAGCAGGGTTGGCACCCGGCACGCCCCTCACCTAG